A single Populus nigra chromosome 13, ddPopNigr1.1, whole genome shotgun sequence DNA region contains:
- the LOC133670553 gene encoding uncharacterized protein LOC133670553 isoform X1 — protein sequence MGSRNESSEISRNKCAACFRQFNKMEHLVEHMRISYHSVHEPMCGICKKHCRSYESLREHLIGPLPKQECKNIFSIRGCKFCLSILDSPNARRVHQERCQLSGVNAGLLASFANLGLRDNLTLDNGYARGRQVVALACKMVGGGSDGSIDLCARVCLIDENENIIFHTYVKPPIPVTNYRYETTGIRPEYLRDATPLRQVQKKIQDFLCNGEPTWKIRPRGGKARILVGHDLDRLQLEYPAVMMRDTAKYPPLMKTSKLSNSLKYLTQAYLGYDIQTGMQDPYEDCVATMRLYTRMRSQNHTIEDYPLASDPHNRNNFASWRQSELERMSPEEMFAISRSDYYCWCLDS from the exons ATGGGGTCCAGAAATGAGTCGTCCGAGATTTCAAG GAACAAGTGTGCTGCATGCTTTAGACAATTCAACAAAATGGAACACCTAGTGGAGCACATGAGAATATCGTATCACTCAGTCCATGAACCCATGTGTGGAATCTGTAAGAAACATTGCAGATCTTATGAGTCCTTGAGGGAGCATCTTATAG GGCCATTGCCTAAGCAAGAATGTAAGAATATTTTCAGTATCCGTGGATGCAAATTTTGCTTATCCATCCTTGATAGCCCTAATGCTCGCAGAGTTCACCAAGAAAGATGCCAGCTCTCCGGTGTAAATGCT GGACTACTTGCAAGCTTTGCTAATTTAGGCCTTCGGGACAACCTGACACTCGACAATGGTTATGCAAGAGGTCGACAGGTAGTTGCCCTAGCTTGCAAAATGGTTGGAGGAGGCAGTGATGGCTCCATAGACCTTTGCGCAAGGGTTTGCCTGATTGacgaaaatgaaaatattatctTCCATACCTATGTCAAACCACCAATTCCTGTCACAAACTATAG GTATGAAACCACAGGCATTAGACCAGAATACCTAAGGGATGCAACACCATTAAGGCAAGTTCAAAAGAAGATTCAAGACTTCCTTTGTAATGGAGAACCGACGTGGAAAATTCGTCCTAGAGGAGGAAAAGCCAGGATTCTCGTGGGTCATGACCTTGACCGTTTGCAACTAGAATATCCAGCTGTAATGATGAG GGATACTGCAAAATATCCGCCACTGATGAAAACAAGCAAGCTCAGCAACTCCTTGAAGTATCTAACCCAAGCCTATCTCGG GTATGACATCCAAACTGGCATGCAAGATCCTTATGAAGATTGTGTTGCTACAATGAGGCTCTACACAAGAATGAGATCACAAAATCATACGATAGAGGATTACCCTCTCGCTTCTGATCCACATAACCGAAACAATTTTGCTTCGTGGAGGCAAAGTGAGCTTGAAAGGATGAGCCCCGAAGAAATGTTTGCAATATCAAGATCTGATTACTACTGCTGGTGCTTGGATTCTTAA
- the LOC133670553 gene encoding uncharacterized protein LOC133670553 isoform X2, translated as MGSRNESSEISRNKCAACFRQFNKMEHLVEHMRISYHSVHEPMCGICKKHCRSYESLREHLIGPLPKQECKNIFSIRGCKFCLSILDSPNARRVHQERCQLSGGLLASFANLGLRDNLTLDNGYARGRQVVALACKMVGGGSDGSIDLCARVCLIDENENIIFHTYVKPPIPVTNYRYETTGIRPEYLRDATPLRQVQKKIQDFLCNGEPTWKIRPRGGKARILVGHDLDRLQLEYPAVMMRDTAKYPPLMKTSKLSNSLKYLTQAYLGYDIQTGMQDPYEDCVATMRLYTRMRSQNHTIEDYPLASDPHNRNNFASWRQSELERMSPEEMFAISRSDYYCWCLDS; from the exons ATGGGGTCCAGAAATGAGTCGTCCGAGATTTCAAG GAACAAGTGTGCTGCATGCTTTAGACAATTCAACAAAATGGAACACCTAGTGGAGCACATGAGAATATCGTATCACTCAGTCCATGAACCCATGTGTGGAATCTGTAAGAAACATTGCAGATCTTATGAGTCCTTGAGGGAGCATCTTATAG GGCCATTGCCTAAGCAAGAATGTAAGAATATTTTCAGTATCCGTGGATGCAAATTTTGCTTATCCATCCTTGATAGCCCTAATGCTCGCAGAGTTCACCAAGAAAGATGCCAGCTCTCCGGT GGACTACTTGCAAGCTTTGCTAATTTAGGCCTTCGGGACAACCTGACACTCGACAATGGTTATGCAAGAGGTCGACAGGTAGTTGCCCTAGCTTGCAAAATGGTTGGAGGAGGCAGTGATGGCTCCATAGACCTTTGCGCAAGGGTTTGCCTGATTGacgaaaatgaaaatattatctTCCATACCTATGTCAAACCACCAATTCCTGTCACAAACTATAG GTATGAAACCACAGGCATTAGACCAGAATACCTAAGGGATGCAACACCATTAAGGCAAGTTCAAAAGAAGATTCAAGACTTCCTTTGTAATGGAGAACCGACGTGGAAAATTCGTCCTAGAGGAGGAAAAGCCAGGATTCTCGTGGGTCATGACCTTGACCGTTTGCAACTAGAATATCCAGCTGTAATGATGAG GGATACTGCAAAATATCCGCCACTGATGAAAACAAGCAAGCTCAGCAACTCCTTGAAGTATCTAACCCAAGCCTATCTCGG GTATGACATCCAAACTGGCATGCAAGATCCTTATGAAGATTGTGTTGCTACAATGAGGCTCTACACAAGAATGAGATCACAAAATCATACGATAGAGGATTACCCTCTCGCTTCTGATCCACATAACCGAAACAATTTTGCTTCGTGGAGGCAAAGTGAGCTTGAAAGGATGAGCCCCGAAGAAATGTTTGCAATATCAAGATCTGATTACTACTGCTGGTGCTTGGATTCTTAA